In Zingiber officinale cultivar Zhangliang chromosome 3B, Zo_v1.1, whole genome shotgun sequence, a single window of DNA contains:
- the LOC122055620 gene encoding peroxisomal membrane protein PEX14-like: protein MDRPDQTSASPMAPQSQSPLENPPTPGSETKIPINGGTNAKIDAANETSEAPVLREDQVQNAINFLSHPKVRSSPVVHRRSFLEKKGLTKEEIDEAFRRVPDPSSNATNGQVYTTNTASQPKSLNTLQPQDPVQTPQPAGPPITVASASPSQQPRRFHLSHALVAAGVVAASGFGSAVLVKNVFIPRLKAWIKKVVAEEKESEEGSLSTKLAEEAAEAAKAAAASAAVVAKASQELLSSKSEERKYFEGFMAALDVQVKEMKSMGDAIRRLESTRDDRFSEDKPIYENIMHTTGNGTANNTWRTSQRVKVNSPPIISYGEVRSSPPPMLRESLTAANRNSYTEPWEVARSAQQRPSYSLQHETSEERLGSRIDDGYGPPPDRNVNGYDTSEPWWSKKNVRITEMETEEQQKQLHYGVESNERPKPRGWVPPQPPAIVMPGAADAIRRPKPLPPKQPTGDAQSVASSDDGKEGETRVPDSVTEADLNNTIPAGSSSQSGIQEESATALEVI from the exons GATCTGAAACAAAAATACCAATCAATGGGGGTACGAATGCCAAGATTGATGCTGCCAATGAAACTTCTGAAGCACCAGTATTGAGAGAAGACCAAGTTCAAAATGCTATTAACTTTCTGTCGCACCCAAAAGTAAGAAGTTCCCCAGTTGTTCATAGGCGTTCTTTTCTAGAAAAGAAAGGCTTAACCAAGGAGGAAATAGATGAAGCCTTCCGGCGTGTGCCT GATCCATCATCCAATGCCACAAATGGACAAGTTTACACTACAAACACTG CTTCACAGCCAAAATCGCTTAACACCTTGCAACCCCAAGATCCAGTACAAACTCCTCAACCAGCAGGTCCTCCCATCACTGTGGCTTCAGCATCTCCAAGCCAACAGCCAAGAAGGTTTCACTTGTCTCATGCACTTGTTGCAGCTGGGGTGGTTGCTGCTTCAGGTTTTGGGAGTGCTGTTCTTGTCAAG AATGTGTTCATTCCTCGGTTGAAAGCATGGATCAAGAAAGTTGTGGCTGAAGAAAAAGAATCTGAGGAGGGTAGTTTGAGCACTAAACTAGCTGAAGAAGCAGCAGAAGCTGCAAAAGCAGCTGCTGCATCTGCTGCTGTTGTTGCTAAAGCAAGTCAAGAATTGCTAAGCTCCAAAAGTGAAG AGAGAAAGTACTTTGAGGGTTTCATGGCAGCACTAGATGTTCAAGTTaaggaaatgaaatccatgggTGATGCTATTCGTAGATTGGAAAGCACAAGGGATGACAGATTCTCTGAAGATAAGCCTATATATGAGAATATCATGCATACAACTGGGAATG GTACAGCTAACAACACATGGAGAACTTCTCAG CGTGTTAAAGTTAACAGCCCACCAATTATCAGCTATGGAGAAG TGAGGTCTTCACCACCGCCTATGTTAAGGGAATCTTTAACTGCAGCCAACAGGAACTCATACACCGAG CCATGGGAGGTTGCTCGTTCAGCTCAGCAGAGACCTAGCTATTCCCTGCAGCACGAAACGAGTGAAGAACGCTTGGGTTCGAGAATAGACGATGGTTATGGACCTCCACCTGACAGGAATGTGAATGGCTATGATACCTCAGAGCCGTGGTGGTCAAAGAAGAATGTGAGAATCACTGAAATGGAAACCGAAGAGCAGCAAAAGCAGCTGCATTATGGTGTTGAATCAAACGAAAGACCAAAGCCGCGGGGATGGGTTCCGCCTCAACCACCAGCCATTGTGATGCCAGGAGCTGCAGATGCCATTCGCCGCCCAAAACCACTTCCTCCAAAGCAGCCTACCGGAGATGCGCAGTCGGTTGCAAGTTCAGATGACGGGAAGGAAGGAGAGACGAGAGTTCCAGACTCTGTCACTGAGGCAGACTTAAATAATACCATTCCTGCTGGTTCCTCCAGTCAGAGtggaatacaagaagaaagcgCAACTGCTCTTGAAGTTATCTGA